GGTAGAGATGTAACGGAGATAGATATGAGCACTCTTGAAATTCGCGGATTGAAAGTATCTGTCGAGACCGAGCAAGGATCGATTGAAATTCTTAAGGGCGTAGACCTCACCATCAAGTCAGGTGAGACACATGCAATCATGGGACCTAACGGTTCAGGTAAGTCAACGCTTGCATACTCAATCGCCGGTCACCCTAAATACACCATCACAGAGGGCACAGTTACTCTCGATGGTGCAGATGTACTTGAGATGACAGTTGACGAGCGCGCAAAGGCAGGACTCTTCCTTGCAATGCAGTATCCAGTTGAAGTTCCAGGCGTTTCAGTTTCAAACTTCCTTCGTACAGCAGCAACAGCTCTTCGCGGAGAAGCCCCAAAGCTTCGCGAGTGGGTAGGGGAAGTAAAGAGTGCAATGGAATCGCTCAAGATGGATGCATCATTTGCTCAACGCAATGTGAATGAAGGATTCTCAGGAGGAGAGAAGAAGCGTCATGAAATCATGCAGCTCGAACTTCTCAAGCCTAAGTTTGCAATCCTTGATGAGACAGATTCAGGTCTTGATGTTGATGCGCTTCGTATCGTCTCTGAGGGTGTTGTTCGCGCAAAGGCTGCAAATAACCACGGAATCCTTCTGATTACTCACTACACACGCATCTTGCGCTATATCAAGCCTGACTTCGTGCATGTATTTGCTAACGGTCGTATCGTCGAAGAAGGCGGACCAGAGCTTGCAGATAAGCTCGAAGCAAATGGTTATGCGGAGTACGTCACCGCTTAATTATGACATTTGATGCTCACGCTATCGCTAAGGATTTTCCGATTTTGGATCGGACAATCCGCGATGGCAAGCGCCTTGTCTATTTAGATTCTGGCGCAACGAGCCAAAAGCCCA
The genomic region above belongs to Candidatus Planktophila dulcis and contains:
- the sufC gene encoding Fe-S cluster assembly ATPase SufC, encoding MSTLEIRGLKVSVETEQGSIEILKGVDLTIKSGETHAIMGPNGSGKSTLAYSIAGHPKYTITEGTVTLDGADVLEMTVDERAKAGLFLAMQYPVEVPGVSVSNFLRTAATALRGEAPKLREWVGEVKSAMESLKMDASFAQRNVNEGFSGGEKKRHEIMQLELLKPKFAILDETDSGLDVDALRIVSEGVVRAKAANNHGILLITHYTRILRYIKPDFVHVFANGRIVEEGGPELADKLEANGYAEYVTA